TCTTTAGTACATGGACTTCAGTCTTCGCACACCTAATCACTAAAGAGCAAATAATTAAACATGGCAAAATCATTAATAATGTTCCTCTTGCCTTATCCATAACAGCACTCCTGTATAAATGAGAATTTGAAAATATTTTTTTCAAACTCTAAAATATTAATGCCGTATACTATCTTTGACATTGTGTAGTTAAAAGGCTTGTGCTTGCCCCGCAATTACGGACACATAGTTAAGCAACATATTTAATTATTGAATCAGATGATTCATATTCTTCCGGACTTTTATAGTCAAGAAAAGAATGAATTCTCTGTCTATTATAGAATACTGAAATGTATTCAAAAATAGCAAGCCGTGCTTCATCTCTCGTTCTATATCTT
The Spirochaetota bacterium DNA segment above includes these coding regions:
- a CDS encoding IS3 family transposase, translating into RYRTRDEARLAIFEYISVFYNRQRIHSFLDYKSPEEYESSDSIIKYVA